One genomic region from Natrinema caseinilyticum encodes:
- the surE gene encoding 5'/3'-nucleotidase SurE codes for MSDDLEILLTNDDGIDSTGIRSLYDALSERANVTVVAPADDRSASGRSLSHEVEVDDHELGYAVHGTPADCVVAGLAELGPFPDLVVAGCNRGANLGEYVLGRSGTISAAVEAAFFDVPSIATSLYVPVDDTSFTAVDVTADDYAEATRVTTYLAERALEAGVFDHAAYLNVNVPLPDDEPAPIEITRPSKRYEMDAERDGGHISLHDRVWDDMDPASIPDPVGTDRRAIVEGRISVSPLTAPHSTNHHEALDSLADSYREFVGATDG; via the coding sequence ATGAGCGACGACCTCGAGATCCTGTTGACCAACGACGACGGGATCGATAGCACCGGTATCAGGTCGCTGTACGATGCCCTCTCCGAACGCGCGAACGTGACCGTCGTCGCCCCCGCCGATGACCGGAGCGCCAGCGGTCGATCGCTCTCGCACGAGGTCGAAGTCGACGACCACGAACTGGGCTACGCAGTTCACGGGACACCCGCGGATTGCGTCGTGGCCGGCCTCGCCGAACTCGGCCCCTTCCCCGACCTCGTCGTCGCCGGCTGTAACAGGGGTGCGAACCTCGGCGAGTACGTCCTCGGTCGGTCCGGAACGATCAGCGCTGCCGTCGAAGCGGCGTTCTTCGACGTCCCGTCGATCGCGACGTCGCTGTACGTCCCGGTCGACGACACGTCGTTTACGGCGGTCGACGTGACGGCCGACGACTACGCCGAAGCGACCCGGGTGACGACCTACCTCGCGGAGCGCGCACTCGAGGCTGGCGTGTTCGACCACGCCGCGTATCTCAACGTCAACGTCCCGCTGCCGGACGACGAACCTGCACCCATCGAGATAACGCGCCCCTCGAAACGCTACGAGATGGACGCCGAACGCGACGGCGGCCACATCTCGCTCCACGATCGCGTCTGGGACGATATGGACCCGGCTTCGATTCCCGACCCGGTCGGCACCGACCGCCGCGCGATCGTCGAAGGCCGCATCAGCGTTTCGCCGTTGACGGCGCCCCATTCGACGAACCACCACGAAGCGCTCGACTCGCTCGCGGACTCGTACCGGGAATTCGTCGGGGCGACCGACGGGTGA
- a CDS encoding small ribosomal subunit Rsm22 family protein has product MTDQREAIRSNAKYLRNVRPIDPDEICEYVEGTPHPAVVRQHLREDAADLGLVECEDGTFVPVGDDPVRPRREPVTRVPAEYERRLEEVLVDRYGPNWYDGASGDLLRSTIRRFKADYLDGRAVAYDDDVAAGYAIYHLPGYYAAIQYALDDLADRNLLGRNLRVLDVGAGVGGPALGLCDYVPDDALLEYHAIEPSAAADVLEDMLAATSRNVHTAIHRTTAEAFDPSEIVAGGTDGAGDGFDPAAPDDGFDLVLACNVLSELDDPVAVTRSVLETLAPDGTLLAMAPADKNTSIGLRAVERELEGERVRDGADSDVDVDRDSVDESATHRLGEVTVYGPTVRLWPGETPSDRGWSFDVRPDVEVPGFQRRLDDAASADDEDHSPGEFVNVDVQFSYSLLRLDGRRRIDMALETSEWAKMAEMGQHVPNRIDLVAAKLSRSLSGPDGGGRDADRGGSNPLFKISDGSEDVEHYAVLTNETSLNRPLLEADYGEVCSFEGALALWNDDEEAYNLVVDEETIVDRIA; this is encoded by the coding sequence GTGACCGACCAGCGCGAGGCCATCCGGTCGAACGCGAAATACCTGCGAAACGTCCGGCCGATCGACCCCGACGAGATCTGCGAATACGTCGAGGGCACGCCCCATCCGGCGGTCGTCCGACAACACCTCCGGGAGGACGCGGCCGACCTCGGCCTCGTCGAGTGCGAGGACGGCACCTTCGTTCCGGTCGGCGACGACCCCGTTCGGCCCCGTCGAGAGCCGGTGACGCGCGTTCCCGCCGAATACGAACGTCGACTCGAGGAGGTGCTGGTCGACCGCTACGGTCCGAACTGGTACGACGGGGCGTCCGGGGACCTCCTGCGGTCGACGATCCGCCGGTTCAAAGCCGACTACCTCGACGGCCGCGCGGTCGCGTACGACGACGACGTCGCGGCCGGGTACGCGATTTACCACCTCCCGGGCTACTACGCGGCGATCCAGTACGCACTCGACGACCTCGCCGACCGGAACCTGCTAGGTCGGAACCTCCGAGTGCTGGACGTCGGTGCGGGTGTCGGCGGCCCCGCGCTTGGACTCTGTGACTACGTGCCGGACGACGCCTTGCTCGAGTACCACGCGATCGAACCGAGCGCCGCGGCGGACGTCCTCGAAGACATGCTCGCGGCGACCAGCCGAAACGTCCACACCGCGATCCACCGGACGACGGCGGAAGCGTTCGATCCGAGCGAGATCGTCGCTGGCGGCACTGACGGGGCGGGCGATGGGTTCGATCCCGCGGCACCCGACGACGGCTTCGACCTCGTCCTCGCCTGTAACGTTCTGAGCGAACTCGACGATCCCGTGGCGGTCACGCGGTCCGTCCTCGAGACGCTCGCGCCGGACGGGACGCTGCTGGCGATGGCGCCCGCCGACAAGAACACCAGTATCGGGTTGCGAGCGGTGGAACGCGAACTCGAGGGCGAACGGGTCCGGGACGGAGCGGATAGCGACGTCGACGTCGACCGCGATAGCGTCGACGAGTCGGCCACCCACCGTCTCGGCGAGGTGACCGTTTACGGTCCCACGGTTCGACTCTGGCCCGGCGAAACCCCGTCGGACCGCGGCTGGTCGTTCGACGTTCGGCCGGACGTCGAGGTCCCGGGATTCCAGCGGCGACTCGATGACGCCGCGTCGGCCGACGACGAGGACCACTCGCCCGGCGAATTCGTCAACGTGGACGTTCAGTTTTCCTACTCGCTGCTCCGACTCGACGGCCGCCGTCGGATCGACATGGCGCTCGAGACGAGCGAGTGGGCGAAAATGGCCGAGATGGGCCAGCACGTTCCCAATCGGATCGACCTCGTCGCGGCGAAACTCAGCCGGTCGCTGAGCGGACCCGACGGCGGCGGTCGCGACGCCGACCGCGGCGGATCGAATCCCCTGTTCAAGATCAGCGACGGGAGCGAGGACGTCGAACACTACGCCGTCCTCACGAACGAGACCTCGTTGAACCGGCCGCTGCTCGAGGCCGACTACGGCGAGGTCTGTTCGTTCGAAGGCGCCCTGGCGCTCTGGAACGACGACGAGGAGGCTTACAACCTGGTCGTCGACGAGGAAACGATAGTCGACCGGATCGCCTGA
- a CDS encoding prephenate dehydrogenase/arogenate dehydrogenase family protein has translation MDVLIVGAGSMGTWFGDAVDARIAFADVDEDTAEAAAEAVGGEVAALEGDGTYDVVCLAVPMTHVTESIRQQAGRARRAIVDVSGVMEPALTAMATHAPDLERVSLHPLFAPARAPGSIAVVRDRSGPATDEIIAALEGRGNVLLETTAADHDRAMGTVQAATHAAVLSFALAAESVPDGFETPIYEDLRRLARQVTAGTPRVYADIQETFDGADAVADAAAAIADADSDELESLYRAAAAQWHDETDAESAKIDGGSDGIEAGSDADRRGGGRGGDG, from the coding sequence ATGGATGTGCTGATCGTCGGCGCGGGGTCGATGGGGACGTGGTTCGGGGATGCGGTAGACGCCCGGATCGCATTCGCCGACGTCGACGAGGATACCGCGGAAGCCGCGGCCGAAGCGGTCGGCGGCGAGGTCGCCGCCCTCGAGGGCGACGGGACGTACGACGTCGTCTGTCTCGCCGTGCCGATGACGCACGTCACCGAGTCGATCCGCCAGCAGGCGGGACGAGCACGTCGGGCGATCGTCGACGTCTCGGGCGTGATGGAACCCGCGCTCACGGCGATGGCGACCCACGCTCCCGACTTAGAGCGCGTGAGTCTGCACCCCCTCTTTGCACCCGCTCGCGCGCCCGGTTCGATCGCCGTCGTTCGCGACCGATCGGGGCCGGCGACCGACGAGATCATCGCCGCCCTCGAGGGGCGCGGAAACGTCCTGCTCGAGACGACGGCGGCGGACCACGACCGGGCCATGGGGACCGTCCAGGCGGCGACCCACGCGGCGGTCCTCTCGTTCGCACTCGCCGCGGAATCGGTTCCGGACGGGTTCGAAACGCCGATATACGAGGACCTCAGGCGACTCGCCCGGCAGGTGACCGCGGGAACGCCGCGCGTCTACGCCGACATTCAGGAGACGTTCGACGGAGCGGACGCGGTCGCCGACGCCGCCGCTGCGATCGCCGACGCCGATTCCGACGAACTCGAGTCGCTGTATCGGGCGGCGGCCGCTCAGTGGCACGACGAGACGGATGCGGAGTCGGCGAAAATCGACGGCGGGTCGGACGGAATCGAGGCCGGGTCCGACGCCGACCGACGCGGCGGTGGCCGCGGTGGTGACGGGTGA
- a CDS encoding heme NO-binding domain-containing protein — protein MHGILFMGLKSFVAETYDMATWRQLQEDAGVEHRRYIPISTYPDEELIALVEAAVDHTGIEQSELLRTFGRYVVPTLVDMYGIFIDDAWTGLDLVENVEGAIHEVLRKGDSLEYEPPAITATRVDTDVVLVTYGSRRDLCAVALGLLEGIGDHYDESFEVFEHRCRHEGASACELVAVGDGTTSWQASSLVDDHLEAT, from the coding sequence ATGCACGGAATACTGTTCATGGGATTGAAAAGTTTCGTCGCCGAAACGTACGATATGGCGACCTGGCGGCAACTCCAGGAAGACGCGGGGGTCGAACACAGGCGATACATCCCGATTTCCACGTACCCGGACGAGGAACTGATCGCGCTCGTCGAAGCCGCCGTGGACCACACCGGCATCGAGCAATCGGAACTCCTGCGAACGTTCGGTCGCTACGTCGTCCCCACGCTCGTCGACATGTACGGCATCTTCATCGACGACGCGTGGACCGGGCTGGATCTCGTCGAAAACGTCGAGGGTGCGATCCACGAAGTCCTCAGAAAGGGCGACTCCCTCGAGTACGAACCGCCGGCGATCACGGCGACGCGGGTCGACACCGACGTCGTACTCGTCACGTACGGATCGCGGCGGGACCTCTGTGCGGTCGCGCTGGGACTGCTCGAAGGGATCGGCGACCACTACGACGAATCGTTCGAGGTCTTCGAGCACCGGTGTCGACACGAGGGTGCATCGGCGTGCGAACTCGTCGCCGTCGGCGACGGCACGACCTCGTGGCAGGCGAGCAGCCTGGTCGACGACCACCTCGAGGCGACGTGA
- a CDS encoding NAD(P)/FAD-dependent oxidoreductase: MIRIGIVGAGAAAAAATYVLETAATETELTVLEKSRGLSGRAATRRRDGVVYDYGANYVKSDDERVTALLTETLDTDGLVDVTDPVWTFDGDGDISEGDGRDDHKWTYRRGLTQIAKRLFARTDATVHRETRVTGLLRDPETERWWLEDEDGRSWGPFDRLLLNPPAPQTAELLRSADWKSEARDSLAAAAERVPYRTIWSGIFHYPFELERPYYALVNTDRDHEIGWVSREECKAGHVPDGESLLVVQATPEWSVAHYDESATANGERLAELTADLLSDRRLRDPDWTDHQGWRYALPDDGVDGDPVRRAEREGLYCLGDWVAGQARVHAALRNGLEVGQRVLDHR, encoded by the coding sequence ATGATCCGAATCGGGATCGTCGGCGCGGGAGCGGCAGCCGCAGCAGCGACCTACGTGCTCGAGACCGCAGCGACCGAGACGGAACTCACGGTTCTCGAGAAATCGCGCGGACTCTCCGGGCGGGCCGCGACCAGGCGTCGCGACGGCGTGGTCTACGACTACGGGGCGAACTACGTCAAATCCGACGACGAGCGCGTCACGGCGCTACTGACTGAGACGCTCGACACGGACGGACTGGTCGACGTCACCGATCCGGTCTGGACGTTCGACGGCGACGGTGACATTTCGGAGGGCGACGGTCGCGACGACCACAAGTGGACGTACCGTCGCGGCTTGACCCAGATCGCGAAGCGACTGTTCGCTCGCACCGACGCGACCGTCCACCGCGAGACGCGGGTTACGGGTCTGCTCAGGGACCCGGAAACCGAACGCTGGTGGCTCGAGGACGAGGACGGACGGTCGTGGGGTCCGTTCGACCGTCTCCTCCTGAACCCGCCGGCACCGCAGACCGCGGAATTGCTCCGGTCGGCCGACTGGAAGTCGGAGGCCCGCGACTCGCTCGCGGCTGCCGCGGAGCGGGTCCCCTACCGCACGATCTGGAGCGGAATCTTCCACTACCCGTTCGAACTCGAGCGGCCGTACTACGCCCTCGTCAACACGGACAGGGACCACGAGATCGGCTGGGTCAGCCGTGAAGAATGTAAGGCCGGACACGTTCCGGACGGCGAATCGCTGCTGGTCGTCCAGGCCACCCCCGAGTGGTCGGTCGCTCACTACGACGAGTCGGCGACGGCGAACGGGGAGCGCCTCGCGGAACTGACCGCCGATCTGCTTTCCGACCGGCGACTGCGCGACCCCGATTGGACCGATCACCAGGGCTGGCGGTACGCGTTACCCGACGACGGCGTCGACGGCGACCCCGTCCGGCGCGCCGAACGCGAGGGACTGTACTGTCTCGGCGACTGGGTCGCCGGGCAGGCGCGCGTCCACGCGGCGCTTCGCAACGGCCTCGAGGTCGGCCAACGCGTCCTCGACCATCGCTAG
- the trkA gene encoding Trk system potassium transporter TrkA, whose amino-acid sequence MRVIVVGAGQVGSNIAESLDDEHNVVVIDTDPEKVESITYSHDVLAIEGDGTSIETLEQAGIENAGLVIASTDVDETNVVVCGAAKAVGTPFTIARVKKTNLLRTWEHSAGAFGVDFMVCTNLQTAETIVRIAGLPGAHDVDTFAGGLVRMAEFEVATGSPIAGETVSEADRYASLTFAALLRGDDVIVPTGDTVIREGDAVVVIGSEESVRAFAGTLTPEPSLEDVNEVVIVGGGEIGYQTARLFEEERGLDLRLVERDPVRARKLAEMLPETLVLQSDATDIDFLVREHVDESDLVVATLESDEKNLLVSLLAKQIGAERTIGVVEAGEYVDLFETVGIDVGVNPRLVTAEEITRFTREQQTENVAMLESDRAEVLEIEVDRDSLLFERRIDDVMAQLPSGIVIGAITRDEELITPRGETVVESGDHVVLFVDTDVLNEVTASL is encoded by the coding sequence GTGCGCGTGATCGTCGTCGGTGCTGGACAGGTCGGTTCGAACATCGCCGAGAGCCTGGACGACGAACACAACGTCGTCGTGATCGACACCGATCCCGAGAAGGTAGAGTCGATCACCTACTCCCACGACGTACTGGCGATCGAAGGCGACGGGACGTCGATCGAGACGCTCGAGCAGGCCGGGATCGAGAACGCCGGTCTGGTCATCGCGAGTACGGACGTCGACGAGACGAACGTCGTCGTCTGCGGCGCGGCCAAAGCCGTCGGCACGCCGTTTACGATCGCTCGGGTGAAGAAGACGAACCTCCTGCGGACCTGGGAACACTCGGCGGGTGCGTTCGGCGTCGATTTCATGGTCTGTACGAACCTCCAGACCGCGGAGACGATCGTCCGTATCGCGGGCCTGCCCGGCGCCCACGACGTCGATACGTTCGCCGGTGGACTCGTCAGGATGGCCGAGTTCGAGGTCGCGACTGGGAGCCCGATCGCCGGCGAAACGGTCTCGGAGGCCGACCGCTACGCGTCGCTGACGTTCGCCGCCCTCTTGCGCGGTGACGACGTCATCGTCCCGACGGGCGATACGGTCATCCGGGAAGGCGACGCCGTCGTCGTGATCGGTTCCGAGGAGAGCGTCCGCGCGTTCGCGGGCACTCTGACGCCCGAACCGTCACTCGAGGACGTCAACGAGGTCGTCATCGTCGGCGGCGGCGAGATCGGCTACCAGACGGCCCGTCTCTTCGAGGAGGAGCGAGGCCTCGACCTGCGACTCGTCGAACGGGACCCCGTGCGGGCACGGAAACTGGCCGAGATGCTGCCGGAGACGCTGGTCTTGCAGAGCGACGCGACGGACATCGATTTCCTGGTTCGGGAGCACGTCGACGAGTCGGATCTCGTCGTCGCCACCCTCGAGAGCGACGAGAAGAACCTGCTCGTCTCGTTGCTCGCCAAGCAGATCGGCGCCGAGCGCACCATCGGCGTCGTCGAGGCTGGCGAGTACGTCGATCTCTTCGAGACGGTCGGGATCGACGTCGGGGTCAATCCGCGACTCGTGACCGCCGAGGAGATCACCCGCTTCACCCGCGAGCAACAGACCGAAAACGTCGCCATGCTCGAGTCCGACCGCGCGGAGGTCCTCGAGATCGAGGTCGACCGCGACAGCCTGTTGTTCGAGCGTCGGATCGACGACGTAATGGCCCAACTTCCGAGCGGAATCGTCATCGGAGCGATCACACGGGACGAGGAATTGATCACGCCCCGTGGCGAGACCGTCGTCGAATCCGGAGACCACGTCGTCCTGTTCGTCGATACCGACGTGCTGAACGAGGTCACCGCGTCGCTGTAG
- a CDS encoding SRPBCC family protein has translation MDRILLSTLAHRSPEEVFPYVRSFADYTRYTDHLTDVRVRGDGTVGSVYELELAWWKLSYTARSKVIDVSAPESLEWQLVRDIDARGEWRVEPEPESAPSTEETASRIYFEARYDPHSANKNAISLPRFVSVDWVVKKVEPKLLDEAEQVVKRLVADIEGRSREVELTVHEMP, from the coding sequence GTGGACAGAATTCTTCTCAGCACGCTCGCCCATCGGTCGCCCGAGGAGGTCTTTCCGTACGTGCGGTCATTTGCCGACTATACGCGATATACGGACCACCTGACGGACGTTCGCGTTCGCGGAGACGGCACCGTCGGCTCCGTGTACGAACTCGAACTCGCCTGGTGGAAACTCAGCTACACCGCCCGCTCGAAGGTGATCGACGTTTCCGCGCCGGAGTCACTCGAGTGGCAACTCGTCAGGGACATCGACGCCCGCGGGGAGTGGCGGGTCGAACCGGAACCGGAGTCGGCACCGTCGACCGAAGAAACGGCCAGTCGGATCTACTTCGAGGCCCGTTACGATCCGCACTCGGCGAACAAAAACGCGATTTCGCTGCCGCGGTTCGTCTCCGTGGACTGGGTCGTCAAGAAAGTCGAGCCGAAACTCCTCGACGAGGCCGAGCAGGTCGTAAAGCGGCTGGTCGCGGACATCGAAGGTCGCTCGAGAGAGGTCGAGTTGACGGTTCACGAAATGCCGTAG
- a CDS encoding CbtB domain-containing protein, whose translation MATVSDSVHGRIEHAQTRLTPAQLVAGFLLIAALGFTLLFVQEPLVHDSLHNFRHAAGITCH comes from the coding sequence ATGGCTACGGTATCAGACTCCGTTCACGGTCGAATCGAACACGCACAAACGCGTCTCACGCCGGCGCAGTTGGTTGCCGGCTTCCTCCTGATCGCTGCGCTCGGCTTTACGCTCCTGTTCGTACAGGAACCGCTGGTCCACGACTCCCTGCACAATTTCCGACACGCGGCTGGCATCACCTGCCACTGA
- a CDS encoding CbtA family protein: MLAEYLTRGVKAGLVAGLVFGLFMAIVANPLVAYADELNHAAAADGPDTHHSHGQDAEHGHGHDAHDGGEKGDHHDTAVSMGVNKTVSVISGGLWAVLLGGAVFGLGFYVLEPAIPGTGATKSYVLGLAGFITVSGAPWLVLPPASPGAQQSLPVGIRLLLYGGMMVAGGLTCLLAGSVYTRLRESNGGAVAAVGAVVPFVLLAIPTVLAPTNTVRGALSPGLRAGLTGLFVFGQLLVWLVLATTHAQFRSADDSSAEFGTSSPDPAVTTD; encoded by the coding sequence ATGCTCGCCGAGTACCTCACGCGAGGAGTGAAAGCGGGGCTCGTCGCCGGGCTCGTATTCGGCCTGTTCATGGCGATCGTCGCCAACCCGCTCGTCGCCTACGCCGACGAACTGAACCACGCCGCCGCAGCGGACGGACCCGACACCCACCACAGCCACGGACAGGACGCCGAACACGGCCACGGACACGATGCCCACGACGGCGGGGAAAAAGGGGACCACCACGACACCGCCGTTTCGATGGGTGTAAACAAGACGGTGAGCGTCATCTCCGGCGGACTGTGGGCCGTCCTGCTCGGCGGCGCGGTGTTCGGGCTCGGGTTCTACGTCCTCGAACCCGCGATTCCCGGAACGGGGGCGACCAAGAGCTACGTGCTGGGGCTCGCCGGATTCATCACCGTCTCCGGCGCACCGTGGCTGGTGCTTCCGCCGGCGTCACCGGGTGCCCAGCAGTCGTTACCGGTCGGGATCCGTCTCCTGCTGTACGGCGGGATGATGGTGGCCGGCGGGCTCACCTGTCTGCTGGCCGGCAGCGTCTACACTCGGTTGCGCGAATCGAACGGCGGTGCGGTCGCCGCCGTCGGCGCAGTGGTCCCGTTCGTGCTGCTCGCGATTCCAACCGTCCTGGCGCCGACGAACACCGTTCGAGGGGCGCTTTCACCGGGTCTGCGGGCCGGCCTGACGGGATTGTTCGTATTCGGACAGCTACTGGTGTGGCTGGTGCTCGCGACGACGCACGCGCAATTCCGATCGGCGGACGACTCGAGCGCGGAGTTCGGGACCTCGAGTCCCGATCCGGCGGTCACGACGGACTGA
- a CDS encoding low temperature requirement protein A — MSAGIIFSAFGIEELVAHLGRTPELIPTVSLYGGGAFFLFGRGAFQRRETDYFSIPGLIIGIIILLAISLGIRLPALAVLGSIVVLFSGLVVYEVRIQRRS; from the coding sequence ATGAGTGCTGGAATTATCTTCAGTGCTTTCGGTATCGAAGAGTTGGTCGCTCATCTCGGGAGAACTCCGGAGTTGATTCCGACGGTTTCATTATACGGAGGTGGGGCATTCTTCTTGTTCGGTCGTGGCGCATTCCAACGGCGTGAAACCGATTACTTCAGCATACCTGGGTTGATTATCGGAATTATCATTCTACTCGCTATCTCGCTGGGGATTCGGCTGCCTGCATTGGCTGTCTTGGGTTCTATTGTCGTCCTGTTCAGCGGGCTCGTGGTGTACGAAGTGAGAATACAGAGACGTTCATAG
- a CDS encoding DoxX family protein, whose amino-acid sequence MAIDAGFGAIGFLAARVLFGGLLAFQGLNNFQNAETMTGYAQAKGVPAARANVLLSGGILVFGGLGIVFGAFPAIAAGAVAIFLLVVTPMMHNFWAVPKDQQQAEMTNFIKNLELLGATVVFLALGSEPWAYALDIGL is encoded by the coding sequence ATGGCAATCGACGCAGGATTCGGCGCAATCGGCTTCCTCGCCGCGCGTGTACTCTTCGGGGGCCTCCTCGCGTTCCAAGGACTCAACAACTTCCAGAACGCTGAGACCATGACCGGATACGCCCAAGCGAAGGGCGTTCCCGCCGCCCGGGCGAACGTCCTGCTTTCCGGTGGGATTCTCGTCTTCGGAGGGCTAGGTATCGTCTTCGGAGCCTTCCCTGCGATTGCCGCTGGGGCAGTCGCAATTTTCCTCCTCGTTGTGACCCCCATGATGCACAACTTCTGGGCCGTGCCCAAAGACCAGCAGCAGGCCGAGATGACGAACTTCATCAAGAACCTCGAACTCCTCGGCGCGACAGTGGTCTTCCTCGCCCTCGGGAGTGAGCCATGGGCCTACGCGCTGGACATCGGGCTCTAA
- a CDS encoding hydrolase codes for MVLGINSIETDRLKNNVAGLAKIADAYDIPVVLSTIGKEHNGPLFDEITDHFPNEAVVDRTTLNSWENEAYVEAVEATGQDRLVMAGLWTEVCVCFAALSALEAGYDVYVVADACGGRTDTDHELALERVIDAGATPVTWAQVLYEVQRDWAAEGARDAHQISIENAGDFGMTVEYGDFLRG; via the coding sequence ATGGTCCTTGGCATCAATTCTATCGAAACTGACAGGCTCAAGAACAATGTTGCTGGTCTCGCAAAAATAGCAGATGCCTACGATATCCCGGTGGTCCTGTCGACGATCGGCAAGGAACACAACGGACCACTCTTTGACGAGATTACAGACCACTTCCCAAACGAAGCGGTAGTTGACCGCACGACGTTGAATTCCTGGGAAAACGAGGCGTACGTTGAGGCCGTCGAAGCAACCGGACAAGATCGACTCGTTATGGCGGGTCTCTGGACGGAGGTCTGTGTCTGCTTCGCGGCACTATCGGCACTGGAAGCAGGCTACGATGTCTATGTGGTAGCTGACGCTTGTGGTGGCCGAACCGACACTGATCACGAACTGGCACTCGAGCGGGTCATCGATGCGGGTGCGACGCCGGTCACCTGGGCGCAGGTCCTCTACGAGGTTCAGCGTGATTGGGCTGCAGAGGGTGCAAGAGACGCACACCAGATTTCCATCGAGAATGCTGGCGATTTCGGGATGACTGTCGAATACGGGGATTTCCTCAGGGGTTGA